Proteins from one Candidatus Desulfovibrio trichonymphae genomic window:
- a CDS encoding ammonia-forming cytochrome c nitrite reductase subunit c552 — protein sequence MNKRIVNLATAAVALLGAALLSACDDVKTDLKAPVYKTVLKEDETRMSAFKAAFPKEYASYQKNNETQVMTDYKGSIAYHKNDNINPPPHGFKHAQPYLKNLWLGYPFSFEYNEARGHTYAIEDFVNIDRLNRYGADGKALMPATCWNCKTPKMMTWYKQYGDKLWSMDANEFRAADKISGMDETINCANCHNPTNMALRLYSEPLKDWLKRTNQDWNKISRNEKRSLVCAQCHSEYYFTHKDNGPAAKPVFPWDEGMSADDMYRYYMGHGAKDASGKTGPFVDFKHAASGVPIIKMQHPDYEMFVDGPHGAAGVACADCHMQYQRVAGKKISSHWMTSPLKDQEMRACRQCHADKTADFLRARVIYSQKKVFDQLIKAEALSVKAHEAVRLAGAYAGDSAADYDTLMKQAVEMVRKGQLFWDYVSAENSVGFHNPAKSLDTLATSMESSRIAVDLALQATNYGISSAISGDIEKIVPPILEHSRKLMQSPEHLQNHPWLKLLKPFPAAPQVWDGQIRLTSEATAK from the coding sequence ATGAATAAGCGAATTGTCAACCTCGCGACGGCCGCTGTCGCTCTTTTGGGAGCGGCGCTGCTCTCTGCCTGTGACGATGTCAAAACAGATTTGAAAGCGCCTGTGTACAAAACCGTTCTTAAGGAAGACGAAACCCGCATGTCGGCTTTTAAAGCCGCCTTCCCCAAGGAATACGCATCTTATCAAAAGAACAATGAAACCCAGGTGATGACAGACTACAAAGGTTCTATTGCCTATCACAAAAATGACAACATCAATCCCCCGCCCCATGGCTTCAAGCACGCCCAGCCCTATTTGAAGAATCTGTGGCTCGGCTATCCCTTCAGTTTTGAATACAACGAAGCCCGTGGGCACACGTATGCGATTGAGGATTTTGTCAACATAGATCGCCTGAACCGCTACGGTGCTGACGGCAAGGCTCTTATGCCGGCCACCTGCTGGAACTGCAAAACGCCCAAGATGATGACTTGGTACAAGCAATACGGCGACAAACTATGGAGTATGGATGCCAACGAATTTCGCGCTGCCGACAAAATCAGCGGCATGGACGAGACCATCAATTGTGCGAACTGTCATAATCCCACAAACATGGCACTGCGCCTGTATTCCGAACCCCTCAAAGACTGGCTGAAGCGCACAAATCAAGATTGGAACAAAATTTCACGCAATGAGAAGCGCAGCCTTGTGTGCGCCCAATGTCATTCGGAATATTACTTTACCCACAAGGACAACGGTCCGGCGGCCAAGCCGGTCTTCCCTTGGGACGAAGGCATGAGCGCTGACGACATGTACCGTTACTACATGGGCCACGGCGCCAAGGACGCGTCCGGCAAAACCGGCCCCTTTGTCGACTTCAAACACGCTGCATCCGGCGTGCCCATCATCAAGATGCAGCACCCTGACTATGAAATGTTTGTTGACGGTCCGCACGGTGCTGCAGGAGTGGCCTGTGCCGACTGCCACATGCAGTACCAGCGTGTGGCCGGCAAAAAAATTTCCAGCCATTGGATGACGTCACCCTTGAAAGATCAGGAAATGCGCGCCTGCCGACAGTGCCATGCCGACAAGACGGCAGACTTTTTGCGCGCGCGTGTGATTTATTCACAGAAAAAGGTTTTTGACCAATTGATCAAGGCTGAAGCCCTGTCTGTCAAGGCGCATGAGGCCGTGCGTCTTGCCGGCGCTTACGCGGGCGACAGCGCGGCAGACTATGACACGCTCATGAAACAGGCTGTTGAAATGGTGCGCAAAGGTCAGCTTTTTTGGGACTATGTCTCCGCGGAAAACAGCGTAGGCTTCCACAATCCCGCAAAATCCTTGGACACTCTGGCGACATCTATGGAAAGCAGCCGGATTGCCGTTGATCTGGCTTTGCAAGCCACGAATTACGGCATTTCTTCCGCCATCTCGGGCGATATTGAAAAAATCGTACCGCCCATTCTGGAACACAGCCGTAAGCTGATGCAGTCTCCCGAGCACTTGCAGAACCACCCATGGCTCAAACTCTTGAAACCTTTTCCCGCAGCTCCGCAGGTGTGGGACGGACAAATCCGCCTGACATCCGAAGCGACGGCGAAATAA
- the yedF gene encoding sulfurtransferase-like selenium metabolism protein YedF has protein sequence MSEVTINCQNLPCPQPVIRVKQQLEISSPDSLSIIVDNEPALENVSRFLSARGYGVSCTRENGLLRVCAALDQSVHSGEAAQQPVKQQAADQEPTKILVMIISPVFGSGDDILGEKLMKNFLSTLPEMGDSLWRIVLLNGGVTLAAEGSPVLAELQTLDAQGVSILACGACLDHFGLLAKKAVGQTTNMLDVVTGMQLADKIIKI, from the coding sequence ATGAGTGAAGTGACCATAAACTGTCAAAATTTGCCTTGTCCGCAGCCTGTTATCCGGGTAAAACAGCAACTGGAAATATCTTCTCCAGACAGCCTTTCCATTATTGTGGACAATGAACCGGCGCTGGAAAATGTCAGCCGTTTTCTTTCCGCACGGGGGTACGGCGTTTCCTGCACACGTGAAAATGGTCTCCTGCGTGTTTGTGCTGCGCTCGACCAATCCGTACACAGTGGCGAAGCGGCCCAACAGCCCGTAAAGCAACAGGCGGCCGATCAGGAACCGACAAAAATTCTTGTCATGATTATCTCGCCGGTGTTTGGTTCAGGGGACGATATTCTTGGCGAAAAACTCATGAAAAATTTTCTCTCCACCCTGCCTGAAATGGGGGATTCCCTCTGGCGCATTGTTCTGCTGAACGGCGGCGTTACCCTTGCTGCTGAGGGAAGCCCCGTGCTGGCGGAACTGCAGACGCTGGATGCGCAAGGCGTCAGCATTCTTGCGTGCGGCGCATGCCTTGACCATTTCGGCTTGCTCGCCAAAAAAGCAGTCGGACAGACCACCAATATGCTGGACGTAGTGACAGGCATGCAGTTGGCGGACAAAATTATCAAAATTTAG
- a CDS encoding LexA family protein, giving the protein MDGDLLIVDRSLEAGHGSVVIAAVEGELTVKHLTRKNRRVLFVPASDAYHEFDIIDQEDALICG; this is encoded by the coding sequence ATGGACGGCGACCTTTTAATAGTGGATCGCTCGCTGGAAGCTGGACACGGCAGCGTTGTCATTGCCGCCGTCGAGGGAGAACTGACGGTAAAGCACTTGACCAGAAAAAACAGACGCGTCCTGTTTGTCCCGGCCAGCGACGCTTATCACGAATTTGACATAATCGATCAGGAAGACGCTTTGATATGCGGATGA
- a CDS encoding sodium:proton antiporter — protein MSKYFLLPTALLSALVLSCAALASGGNHPSIPGTELSVVWVLPFACMLLSIAVMPLTLPHFWEHHFGKIAVFWGLAFLVPCFFAYGFSVALYVLLHTLLLEYIPFLILIFSLFTVAGGVRLTGSLTGSPLVNTGLLAVGTILASWMGTTGAAMLLIRPLLRANAHRRYRVHSVIFFIFLVANIGGSLTPLGDPPLFLGFLKGVSFFWTTTHLFLKTFFISTVLLTIFYILDTVLFRREGSPALPRDPGKAEENLGLDGKINLLFLLGVVLVVLCSGLVQMGEIAEVYGVPIEGQNLLRDLLLLALARLSWKYTDQRCRKMNGFSWTPIVEVGKLFLGIFVSMIPAIAILRAGTDGALAPLIRMVSHNGEPVNSMYFWLTGALSSFLDNAPTYLVFFNTASGDAAHLMADTGTPLAAISAGAVFMGANSYIGNAPNFMVRSIAEEQGVAMPSFFGYMLWSVGILVPLFGVITWLFFV, from the coding sequence ATGTCAAAATACTTTCTGCTGCCCACCGCGCTGTTGTCGGCGCTTGTTTTGTCTTGTGCGGCACTGGCTTCCGGGGGGAATCATCCCTCCATACCCGGCACAGAGCTTTCAGTCGTGTGGGTACTTCCTTTTGCCTGCATGCTGCTTTCCATCGCCGTTATGCCGCTGACACTGCCGCACTTCTGGGAGCATCATTTCGGCAAAATCGCCGTGTTCTGGGGCCTTGCATTCCTGGTTCCCTGTTTTTTCGCTTACGGCTTCTCCGTGGCGCTTTATGTGCTTTTACACACCCTGCTGCTGGAGTACATTCCTTTTTTGATCCTCATCTTTTCGCTCTTTACCGTCGCCGGGGGCGTGCGTCTGACAGGTTCGCTCACAGGCTCGCCGCTGGTCAATACAGGCCTTTTGGCCGTGGGAACCATACTGGCAAGCTGGATGGGAACAACCGGCGCGGCCATGCTGTTGATACGGCCGCTGCTGCGTGCCAACGCCCACCGCAGATACCGTGTGCATTCAGTGATCTTTTTCATCTTTCTGGTGGCGAATATCGGCGGCTCCCTCACGCCGCTCGGGGATCCGCCGCTTTTTCTGGGCTTTTTAAAAGGCGTCAGCTTTTTTTGGACAACAACGCATCTTTTTTTGAAAACATTTTTTATCTCTACTGTTTTATTAACTATTTTTTACATTTTGGACACGGTACTCTTCCGTCGCGAGGGATCTCCCGCGTTGCCGCGCGACCCCGGCAAGGCTGAAGAAAATTTGGGTCTGGACGGCAAGATCAATCTGCTTTTTCTGCTCGGCGTGGTACTGGTGGTGCTTTGTTCGGGACTTGTTCAGATGGGCGAGATCGCGGAAGTGTACGGCGTGCCGATTGAAGGTCAAAATCTGCTACGCGACCTGCTGCTTCTGGCTCTGGCCAGGCTTTCCTGGAAGTATACAGACCAACGCTGCAGAAAAATGAACGGCTTTTCCTGGACGCCTATTGTCGAGGTGGGCAAGCTCTTTCTGGGTATCTTTGTTAGCATGATCCCGGCCATTGCCATTCTGCGCGCGGGCACGGACGGCGCGCTCGCCCCTCTGATCCGGATGGTTTCCCACAACGGAGAACCTGTCAACTCCATGTATTTCTGGCTCACGGGCGCACTGTCAAGTTTTTTGGATAACGCGCCGACGTATCTCGTCTTTTTTAACACCGCCAGCGGCGATGCCGCTCATCTGATGGCCGACACGGGAACACCCCTCGCGGCCATATCAGCGGGTGCGGTTTTTATGGGCGCAAACAGCTACATCGGCAACGCGCCCAACTTTATGGTGCGCTCCATCGCGGAAGAGCAGGGAGTGGCGATGCCGAGTTTTTTCGGGTATATGCTCTGGTCCGTCGGCATCCTAGTTCCGTTGTTCGGCGTAATTACCTGGCTATTTTTTGTATAA
- a CDS encoding TrmH family RNA methyltransferase, with translation MQQSSLPTSRTSRRKARLAEVLCRRQYDLTLVLANIHDQHNVSAIYRSCDAFGVGCVHLYYTDTPFPVLGRKSSASARKWVESVRHSTSADLLRSLRCKAMRVLATSCSLRAVPLRAWNLTRPTAVIMGNEHSGVDENLLALVDGEIYIPMYGMIQSFNVSVAAAIILAEAARQRDAAGMYVAPRLNGTELKAKLAEWLKK, from the coding sequence ATGCAACAGTCTTCTCTGCCGACATCCCGCACGTCGCGACGCAAGGCGCGTCTGGCCGAAGTACTGTGCCGCCGTCAATACGATCTGACGCTCGTGCTGGCAAACATTCACGACCAGCACAACGTTTCTGCCATATACCGCTCCTGTGACGCTTTCGGCGTTGGCTGCGTGCACCTGTATTACACGGATACGCCTTTCCCGGTGCTCGGCCGCAAGAGCTCGGCTTCCGCGCGCAAATGGGTGGAAAGTGTCCGCCATTCCACCAGCGCAGATTTGCTGCGCTCTCTGCGCTGCAAGGCCATGCGGGTGCTGGCAACATCGTGCTCTCTTCGGGCCGTGCCGCTGCGCGCTTGGAACCTCACGCGGCCTACAGCCGTGATTATGGGCAATGAACACAGCGGGGTGGATGAAAATTTGCTTGCCCTTGTCGACGGAGAAATCTACATCCCCATGTACGGCATGATACAAAGCTTTAACGTCTCTGTGGCGGCGGCGATTATACTGGCGGAAGCCGCGCGCCAGCGGGATGCCGCGGGCATGTATGTCGCCCCCCGTCTGAACGGGACGGAACTGAAAGCGAAGCTTGCAGAATGGCTAAAAAAGTGA
- a CDS encoding lipopolysaccharide biosynthesis protein produces the protein MCNPTPPLARRYAFKLLANMASVPVYLVMEAILPRSLGPAMYGNYSFATNFFQHLSGFLDMGTSICFYNALSRRQGETGLVGFYAGISMLVAAITLLTSLCMLVPSVGALLMPGVPLWLAPPAALWAFLTWWGRVLRSMNDAVGVTVASEMARAATSLFSAALLALLFAGSYLNIHSLFAQQYLMLGATACAYWLVTRRHWRVRNQTLRFRLTKEQTCAYRREFFHYSHPLFVQMFLSFLLLTSERWLLQWFDGSAEQGFFALSQKVSMACFLFVSAMTPLVMRELSIAWSNNDREAMGRLLTRFAPLLYATAAYFSCFTLAEGPAMVRIFGGEQFSAAILPVQIMALYPLHQAYGQLAGSVFHATGRTSVLRNIAALECVYGFGVAWFFLAPPQLWGLNLGAVGLALKTVLVQCLTVNLYLWLASRFIPLHFWRNVAHQAWSLAFLLLPAYACREATIALGIGERDSIWRFFVSGAAYSLIALVLCASFPPLLGLSRQDLRELLIRLKKSAG, from the coding sequence ATGTGCAATCCCACACCTCCTCTGGCCCGCCGTTACGCTTTCAAGCTCTTGGCCAATATGGCTTCCGTACCGGTGTATCTGGTGATGGAAGCCATTCTGCCGCGCTCGCTCGGGCCTGCCATGTACGGCAATTACAGCTTTGCCACCAATTTTTTCCAGCATCTTTCCGGCTTTCTGGATATGGGTACCTCCATCTGTTTCTACAACGCGCTTTCACGGCGTCAGGGCGAAACCGGCCTTGTCGGATTCTACGCTGGAATAAGCATGCTGGTGGCCGCCATAACCCTGCTCACCTCACTGTGCATGCTCGTGCCTTCTGTCGGCGCGCTGCTGATGCCAGGTGTGCCCTTGTGGCTTGCGCCACCGGCGGCGCTCTGGGCTTTTTTGACTTGGTGGGGGCGGGTTCTGCGCTCCATGAACGACGCAGTCGGCGTCACGGTGGCGTCGGAAATGGCGCGTGCGGCAACATCCCTGTTTTCTGCGGCGCTACTGGCGCTGCTTTTTGCAGGCTCATACCTGAACATTCACTCGCTTTTTGCGCAGCAATATCTGATGCTGGGCGCCACGGCCTGCGCGTATTGGCTCGTCACCCGACGGCACTGGCGTGTGCGGAATCAGACGCTACGCTTTCGTCTCACCAAAGAGCAGACCTGCGCCTACCGCCGCGAATTTTTTCATTACAGCCACCCGCTCTTTGTGCAGATGTTCCTCTCTTTTTTGCTGCTCACCTCTGAGCGCTGGTTGTTGCAATGGTTTGACGGCAGCGCGGAGCAGGGATTTTTTGCCTTGTCCCAAAAAGTCAGCATGGCCTGTTTTCTTTTTGTTTCAGCCATGACCCCGCTTGTCATGCGCGAACTCTCCATCGCTTGGAGCAACAACGACCGCGAGGCAATGGGACGTCTGCTTACCCGCTTCGCGCCGCTTTTGTATGCGACGGCGGCGTATTTTTCATGTTTTACGCTGGCAGAGGGCCCGGCAATGGTGCGCATCTTCGGCGGCGAACAGTTTTCGGCGGCCATTCTGCCCGTGCAGATCATGGCGTTGTATCCCCTGCATCAGGCATATGGTCAACTGGCCGGTTCCGTCTTTCATGCAACTGGCCGCACAAGTGTGCTGCGCAACATAGCTGCGCTTGAATGCGTTTACGGCTTCGGCGTGGCGTGGTTTTTTCTCGCTCCGCCGCAATTGTGGGGACTGAACCTCGGCGCGGTGGGTCTCGCGCTGAAAACAGTGCTGGTGCAGTGTCTGACCGTCAACCTGTATCTCTGGCTGGCCTCGCGCTTCATTCCGCTCCATTTCTGGCGCAATGTCGCCCATCAGGCATGGAGCCTCGCCTTTCTTTTGCTGCCGGCCTATGCCTGCCGTGAAGCCACAATCGCCCTCGGCATAGGGGAGAGGGATTCCATCTGGCGCTTTTTTGTGTCTGGCGCTGCATACAGCCTGATTGCACTTGTGCTTTGCGCATCCTTTCCGCCGCTTCTCGGACTCTCCCGCCAAGACTTGCGGGAACTGCTTATACGCTTGAAAAAATCCGCCGGATGA
- a CDS encoding ATP-binding protein has translation MARRSRHIWPCVKITRPVPKALPLIMDEILVNFDLQRAERTVRAFAALTSGSDGKSHQMLYFTCQPHMADMLRRVAPDAALFAVADGNIRQV, from the coding sequence GTGGCGCGCAGGAGCAGGCATATCTGGCCCTGCGTCAAAATTACGCGGCCGGTGCCGAAAGCCCTGCCCCTGATTATGGACGAAATATTGGTCAATTTTGATCTGCAGCGGGCTGAACGCACGGTGCGTGCTTTTGCGGCGCTGACAAGCGGGAGTGACGGCAAAAGCCATCAGATGCTCTACTTCACCTGCCAGCCGCACATGGCAGACATGTTGCGCAGGGTCGCGCCGGACGCGGCGCTGTTTGCCGTGGCGGACGGGAACATACGGCAGGTCTGA
- the ahbB gene encoding siroheme decarboxylase subunit beta produces MKFTDTERAILRIVQTNLPDSLAPYADIARETGVSEADVLALLIRLKESGAIRRFGASIKHQKTGWTHNAMVAWKVNEALVDACGVLAAQHDHISHVYYRPSSAPDWPYTLYTMVHGRNEAECLGVVEELAHTSPLREHAVLKSLKELKKTSMIYFA; encoded by the coding sequence ATGAAATTCACTGACACCGAGCGCGCGATTTTGCGCATTGTTCAGACAAACCTTCCGGACTCGCTTGCGCCGTATGCCGATATTGCCCGTGAAACCGGCGTCAGCGAGGCCGACGTGCTTGCCCTGCTGATCCGTCTGAAAGAATCCGGGGCCATACGCCGTTTCGGAGCCAGCATAAAACACCAGAAAACAGGCTGGACGCACAACGCCATGGTGGCATGGAAGGTGAACGAAGCCTTAGTGGACGCCTGCGGCGTTCTGGCCGCGCAACACGATCATATCTCGCACGTCTATTACAGGCCGAGTTCTGCGCCTGACTGGCCGTACACGCTCTATACCATGGTACACGGCCGCAATGAGGCCGAGTGTCTCGGCGTGGTTGAGGAACTTGCGCACACAAGCCCGCTCAGGGAGCACGCTGTTCTGAAGAGCCTGAAAGAGCTAAAAAAAACGTCCATGATCTATTTTGCCTGA
- a CDS encoding RNA recognition motif domain-containing protein — MSKSIYVGNLPWSANEEQVQDLFAEHGKVLSVKLVSDRETGRARGFGFVEMEDSEADAAIEALDNFSLGGRALRVNEAKPRTPRVPRY; from the coding sequence ATGTCCAAGTCCATTTATGTCGGGAATCTTCCCTGGTCAGCAAATGAAGAGCAGGTACAGGATCTTTTTGCCGAGCACGGCAAGGTTCTTTCCGTCAAACTTGTCAGTGACAGAGAAACCGGCCGCGCCCGCGGTTTCGGTTTTGTGGAAATGGAGGACAGCGAAGCTGATGCCGCCATTGAAGCTCTGGATAACTTCAGCTTAGGCGGTCGTGCGTTGCGCGTCAACGAGGCAAAGCCCCGTACGCCGCGCGTCCCACGTTACTAG
- the dnaB gene encoding replicative DNA helicase, translating into MASLKAGTRGTGATDILRRVPPHSVEAEQAVLGGVLSRPNIINAIVDTLIADDFYLPAHAIVFNAYLELYRKGAPIDLVTVAEHLKSRAELEIAGGAVYLGELAQAVVSGANAEYYAIIVHDKALQRGLINVCSGIIANCFDASRNVAVLLDESEQAVFSVAQRMTGRDFTTTRNLLNTVFENLSKLADSRDVVTGVTTGYTRLDRLTAGLQPSDLVIVAARPSMGKTAFALCMALNAAIRRNIPTAIFSLEMSKEQLMQRMLASWGKVDLGKLRRPSLLNDDDWQRLYHTGDVLSNAPVFIDDTPALSTFELRARARRLKTEKDLGLVMVDYLQLMRAGRRNVDSRELEISDISRSLKSLAKEMNVPVVALSQLNRKVEDRTDKRPMLSDLRESGAIEQDADVIMFIYRDDVYKHPKPSERPTEGPAEIIIGKQRNGPVGMAELQYIAPYTSFEDTAPERIPLPSESPEV; encoded by the coding sequence GTGGCTTCCTTAAAAGCCGGCACGCGAGGAACAGGTGCGACGGATATTTTGCGTCGCGTGCCGCCGCACAGCGTTGAGGCCGAGCAGGCGGTGCTGGGCGGCGTGCTGTCGCGGCCGAACATCATCAACGCCATTGTGGATACCTTGATTGCCGACGATTTTTATCTGCCGGCGCATGCGATTGTTTTTAATGCCTATCTGGAACTTTATCGCAAAGGCGCGCCCATTGATCTGGTGACAGTGGCAGAGCATCTCAAAAGCCGGGCAGAACTGGAAATCGCGGGCGGGGCCGTGTATCTCGGCGAACTGGCCCAGGCCGTGGTTTCCGGCGCAAACGCGGAATATTATGCAATCATAGTGCACGACAAGGCCCTGCAACGCGGTCTTATCAACGTCTGCTCCGGCATTATCGCCAACTGTTTTGACGCCTCGCGCAATGTGGCCGTCCTGCTGGACGAGTCTGAACAGGCGGTCTTCTCCGTCGCGCAACGCATGACAGGCCGAGATTTCACGACCACCAGAAATCTGCTGAACACCGTTTTTGAAAATCTTTCAAAACTGGCTGACTCGCGGGACGTGGTCACCGGCGTGACCACGGGGTATACGCGTCTGGACAGGCTCACCGCCGGGCTTCAGCCTTCTGATCTGGTCATCGTCGCCGCGCGTCCGAGCATGGGCAAAACGGCATTTGCGCTTTGCATGGCGCTCAATGCGGCGATACGCCGGAATATACCCACGGCGATTTTTTCGCTCGAAATGAGCAAGGAACAGCTCATGCAGCGCATGCTGGCAAGCTGGGGCAAGGTGGATTTGGGCAAATTACGGCGGCCCTCGCTGCTGAACGACGATGACTGGCAGCGCCTGTACCATACCGGGGACGTGCTCTCCAACGCGCCCGTTTTTATTGACGACACGCCCGCCCTCTCCACGTTTGAGTTGCGCGCGCGCGCGCGCCGCCTCAAGACGGAGAAGGACCTCGGCCTTGTTATGGTGGACTATCTGCAGCTCATGCGCGCCGGCCGCCGCAATGTTGATTCGCGTGAACTGGAAATTTCGGACATTTCCCGCTCGCTCAAGAGCCTTGCCAAAGAAATGAACGTACCTGTGGTGGCGCTCTCGCAGCTCAACCGCAAAGTGGAAGACCGCACCGACAAGCGCCCCATGCTTTCGGATTTGCGCGAATCCGGCGCCATTGAACAGGATGCGGACGTTATCATGTTCATTTACCGGGACGACGTGTACAAACACCCGAAGCCCTCTGAGCGGCCGACGGAAGGCCCCGCTGAAATTATTATCGGCAAACAGCGCAACGGCCCTGTCGGCATGGCGGAGCTTCAGTATATTGCGCCGTACACTTCTTTTGAAGACACGGCCCCCGAGAGAATTCCCCTCCCATCCGAAAGTCCGGAGGTCTGA
- the rplI gene encoding 50S ribosomal protein L9 → MKLILRADVENLGSLGDVVNVKAGYGRNYLLPQSLAMTACPANLKVFEQERKKLEARMDSLRAEAKDIQARLESLDVVIPMHVGENDKLYGSVTSSIIGDALSRLGVEVDRRRILLDAPIRTLGEHPVRVRLHASVTAVVSIKVISDHKAIVEEEVPAAAPDGEPAEVAAESAL, encoded by the coding sequence ATGAAACTAATACTTCGCGCCGATGTGGAAAATCTCGGCAGTCTTGGCGATGTGGTCAATGTCAAGGCAGGGTATGGCCGTAATTATCTTCTGCCGCAGAGCCTTGCCATGACGGCCTGTCCGGCCAATCTGAAAGTGTTTGAGCAGGAGCGGAAAAAACTTGAGGCCCGTATGGACTCTCTACGCGCGGAGGCAAAAGACATTCAGGCGCGTCTGGAGTCACTGGATGTGGTTATTCCCATGCATGTGGGCGAAAATGACAAACTTTACGGCTCCGTGACCAGCAGCATTATCGGCGATGCCCTTTCCAGGCTGGGTGTGGAGGTGGATCGCCGCCGCATTCTTCTTGACGCACCCATCCGCACGCTTGGCGAACACCCCGTGCGCGTACGTCTGCACGCGAGTGTCACGGCCGTTGTTTCGATAAAGGTGATTTCCGATCACAAGGCTATTGTGGAAGAAGAAGTCCCCGCAGCCGCCCCTGATGGTGAACCTGCCGAAGTCGCCGCGGAAAGCGCCTTGTAG
- the rpsR gene encoding 30S ribosomal protein S18 has translation MAFKKKFAPRRKFCRFCADKELPLNYKRADILRDFITERGQIIARRITGVCAHHQRMLTREIKRARQMALLIYTATHDSVVKKKSMI, from the coding sequence ATGGCTTTTAAAAAAAAATTCGCCCCGCGCCGCAAGTTTTGTCGCTTCTGCGCCGACAAGGAATTGCCCCTGAATTACAAGCGCGCCGACATACTGCGCGACTTCATTACCGAGCGCGGGCAGATTATCGCCCGCCGCATCACGGGCGTGTGCGCCCATCACCAACGTATGCTCACGCGTGAAATAAAGCGTGCCCGCCAGATGGCCCTGCTGATATACACCGCCACGCACGACTCTGTCGTCAAGAAGAAGAGCATGATCTAA
- the rpsF gene encoding 30S ribosomal protein S6 gives MRKFETLLLLSPELSTEQRETLLNTLVAVIEREGGVMAEVDDWGMRDLAYPVHKQMRGCYTRLEYHAPAELIVELERNIRISNGIFKFVTVKLADNAVGEVA, from the coding sequence ATGCGGAAATTTGAAACCCTGCTGCTCCTCTCACCGGAGCTTTCCACCGAACAGCGCGAAACCCTTTTGAATACGCTTGTCGCCGTGATTGAGCGCGAAGGGGGCGTTATGGCGGAAGTGGACGACTGGGGTATGCGCGATCTTGCCTACCCTGTGCACAAGCAGATGCGCGGCTGTTATACGCGTCTGGAATATCATGCTCCGGCGGAGCTCATTGTGGAACTGGAACGCAATATCCGGATCAGTAACGGCATTTTCAAGTTTGTGACCGTCAAACTGGCCGACAATGCGGTCGGGGAGGTTGCCTGA
- a CDS encoding Rossmann-fold NAD(P)-binding domain-containing protein encodes MDWIPLAALGELSVHDETPHDKLAERTKDATVLLANKTPLRKKNIDKLAATRMVGIMATGYNIVTLKLLLKKISLSAMLLLMA; translated from the coding sequence GTGGACTGGATCCCTCTTGCCGCTCTCGGAGAACTGAGCGTCCATGACGAAACCCCGCACGACAAATTGGCTGAACGCACAAAGGACGCCACCGTACTGCTGGCCAACAAGACCCCGTTGCGCAAAAAAAACATTGACAAGCTCGCCGCCACACGCATGGTCGGCATTATGGCAACCGGCTACAACATAGTGACACTGAAGCTCTTGCTCAAAAAAATATCCCTGTCTGCAATGTTGCTGCTTATGGCGTGA
- the pal gene encoding peptidoglycan-associated lipoprotein Pal translates to MKRLALILALVMAIGAGFGCAKKTGEPGDVDELTPEMRAAIQQITDGRVYFAFDKFDVKPEYKDMLRGKADLIKRYSTIRVRIEGNCDERGTQEYNLALGERRARAAYEYLVTLGVNPGQLEMLSYGKENPVVQGSDESAWSKNRRDDFRVVAH, encoded by the coding sequence ATGAAACGTTTGGCTCTTATTCTTGCTTTGGTCATGGCCATCGGCGCCGGCTTCGGCTGCGCGAAAAAAACCGGCGAACCTGGTGATGTTGACGAACTTACGCCGGAAATGCGTGCCGCGATCCAACAAATCACTGACGGTCGCGTGTATTTTGCCTTTGACAAATTCGACGTCAAGCCCGAATACAAAGACATGCTGCGTGGCAAAGCCGACCTGATAAAACGGTATTCCACCATTCGCGTGCGCATTGAAGGCAACTGCGACGAACGAGGCACACAGGAATACAACTTGGCCCTTGGCGAACGCCGCGCCCGCGCCGCCTACGAATATCTGGTTACGCTCGGCGTCAACCCCGGCCAGCTTGAAATGCTCAGCTACGGCAAAGAAAATCCGGTTGTGCAGGGCAGCGACGAATCCGCTTGGTCCAAGAACCGCCGCGATGACTTCCGCGTAGTTGCTCACTAA